The segment TCAGCCCGACGCGTCGCGGCCGGGGCCAGCGTTACATCGGACTTCCCGACCGCGAGGTGTCGTTGCTCGAACCCCCGGTCGACGAGCTCGGTGCCGCCCTCGAGGACGCCATCCGGAGCGCGTTGTAATCCTGGTCGCACTCGCGCGTCGCCGCGCGACAAGTCGATGCGTACCGTCGCTCAAATCCGGAGGCCGGGGTCGATGCCCGACGCGAGTGAGGTGGGGCCGTCGGCGACGAGGCGGAAGTGCCCGCACGCCGCGATCATCGCGGCGTTGTCGGTGCAGAGGCCGATGCTCGGGACCACGACGCGCAGACCCGCGCGCTCGCCCGCGGCGACGACCTCCGCGCGCAACCCCGAGTTCGCGGCGACGCCCCCGCCGATCACGATCGTGTCGAGATTCGCCCGCTCCGCGGCGCGCAGCAACTTCGTGACGAGCACGTCGACGACCGCCGCCTGGAACGACGCCGCGACGTCGGCGACGTCGGCCTCGGGATTGCGCCGGCAGTACGTGACCACCGCGGTCTTCAAGCCCGAGAACGAGAAGTCGAGGCCGTCGTTCGCCATCGGCCGCGGAAACGGGATCGCATTCGGGTCACCGCGGGCCGAGAGCGTGTCGATCGCGGGACCGCCGGGATAGCCGAGACCGAGGAAGCGCGCGATCTTGTCGAACGCCTCGCCCGCGGCGTCGTCGACGGTCTGGCCGAGCGTCTCGTACCGCCCGTGGTCGCGCATCGCGACGAGCAGTGTGTGGCCGCCGGACACGACGAGCGTGACGAACGGCGGCTCGAGCGTCGGGTCGTCGAGCAGCGCCGCGTACATGTGACCTTCGTGATGGTTCACGCCGACGTACGGACGTCCGGTCACGAGCGCGAGCGACTTCGCCGCGCTCACTCCGACGAGCAACGCGCCCGCGAGCCCGGGCCCGTGACACGCGGCGATCGCGTCGACGTCGGACAGATCGATGCCGGCTTCGACGAGCGCACGCGCGACGACGTCGGTGACGAGCTCGACGTGCACGCGACTCGCGATCTCCGGCACCACACCACCGAACGGCGCGTGCCGTTCGGCCTGCGTCGCGACCGCCGACGAGATCATCTCGCGACCGTCGCGCACGACCGCGGCCGCGGTCTCGTCGCACGACGTCTCGAGGCCGAGGATCAGCGATCCACTCACGTTCCCCGCTCCTGGCGCCGGCGGCGCCGGGCCGTTCGGGCCCCGCTCGCTCGCATCGAGAGATCCTCGTCCGTCCCGGTGGTCGGGAGTCGTTCGCTCACGCGCTCACCACGAACGCGGGCGCTCCACCAACGTCGATCCCGGGACCGTGCGCTCGCACGACTCGAGCCGCGCCGCGTAGTCCGCATGATCGACGGCGTACGCCCACATGATCAGCGCGTCTTCCTTGGTCTCGACGTAATAGCCCTTGCGCACACCCACGGGCTCGAAGCCGAAGCGCCGGTACAGCGCCTGCGCGCCGAGATTCGACAACCGCACCTCGAGCGTGAGCCCGGTCGCGCCGCGCGCGATCCCCTCGCGCGCCAGCGCCAACAACAGACGCGTGCCGATCTTGTGGCGGTGCCAGCGCGGGTCGACCGAGAGCGTCGTGATGTGGCCGTCGCCGAGCGTCATCATCAACCCGCCGTAGCCGACGATGTCGCGGCCGACGCGCGCCACCATGTACGCGCGGCTCGACCGCAGCGCGAGCTCGCTGAGGAACAACGACGTCGTCCACGGTCGCGGCGCGACCTGCGCCTCGATCCGCATCACGCCGCGCAGGTGCCGTCGGCGCATCCCGACGACGTGCACGTCGAGCTCTTCGGGCACCGGGTTCGGGAGCGCCACTACGCCGACCTCCGATCGTGCGCGATCTCGGCGTCGCTGCGACGAAGGTACATCGGAACCAGATCGGCGGGCGCGGCGAAGTCCTCGCGCTCGAAGCGCATCGACGCGAGCTCGACGAGTGCGGCGAGGTTCGGTGCCGCGAAGCTCGGGCCCGCGATCTCGCACAGTTCGTGGCGTTCGAACTCATCACGGAAGCGCAACGCGCCGTCGCCCGCAACGACGACCGACTCGCCGGCCGCGTCGATCTCGGCGAGCAGATCGGTCGGGCTCGCGAGCTCGTACTCCGACTCGCGCTGCAGACCGCCCGGCACCGCGCGGTAGCGCGCGCAGTACAGCTCGTTGCGACGCGCGTCGAGCGCCGGCACGATCACGCGTCCGCTCGCGTGCCGCAACGGGTACGCGACCAGGTCGAGACTCGGCACCGGCACGACCGGGATGCGCAGCGCCTGGGCCATCACCTTGGCGGTCGTCACGCCGACCCGCAGCCCGGTGAACATGCCCGGCCCGATCGCGACGGCGATCGCGGAGAGGTGGTGCAGCTCGACGTTCGTCGCGCGCGTCAGGTGCGCGATCGCGGGCGCGAGCTCCTCGGCGTGGCGCGGCGTGCCGTCGTCGACGGCGCCGCCGAGCTCGATCGCGCCGAGAACGCCGGCTTGCGATCCGAGGGCGACGCCGACCCGCCGCGTCGACGTGTCGATCGCGAGCAGCAGCACGTCAGCGCGCCTGGCGCGGCAGATCGGTCGCGTTCACCGCGAGCGTCAGCCGTTCGTCGAGCGCGCGGTCGTGCGGCGCGTGCACGTCGATCGTGCGCACGTCGTCGTCGTCGCCGTCGTCGGGGGCGCCCAGGCGGACGACGATGCGGTCGCCCCCCGCGCCGACGACCGGCATCACGAGCTCGGCCCATTCGAGCAGCACGACCCGATCGCCGTCGACGATCTCCTCGAAGCCGAGATCGTGCAATTCCTGCATGCGCTCGAGCCGGTAGACGTCGACGTGCGCGACGCGCACGTCGCCCTCGTACTCCCGCACGATCGCGAACGTCGGGCTCACGACCGGTTCCTTCACGCCGAGACCCGCAGCGATCCCCTGCGCGATCGTCGTCTTGCCGCTGCCGAGATCGCCGCTGAGCAGCACGGCCGTTCCCGGGCGGACGCAGGTCGCGATCGCCGCTCCGACCGCGCGCGTCTGCTCTGCAGATGTGGTGCGAACGATCACGCGCGCTCGGCGAGTCGCTGCTTCACGCGGACGAAGTCGGCGCGTGTGTCCGCGAGCGGCACACCGCCGCCGCGCAGCACCGCGGACGGGTGCAGCGTCGGCACAACGATCGCGTCGACGCCCGCGCGCGCGAAGGGGAACTCGCGCCCGCGGAGCTTCGTGATGCCGACCTTCGTGTCGAGGAGCAGCTTCGTCGCGAAGTTCCCGAGCGTCATGATCACCTCGGGGCGGATGAGCGCGAGCTGGCGATCGAGCCAGGGGCTGCACGCGGCGATCTCGTCGGGCAGCGGGTCGCGGTTGCCGGGCGGCCGGCACTTCACGACGTTCGCGATGTAGACGTCGGCACGCGTCAGACCGATGCCCTCGATGAGCTGCGTGAGCAGCTTGCCGGCGCGGCCGACGAACGGCTCGCCCTGCAGGTCTTCCTGCTCGCCCGGTCCCTCGCCGACGAACATGAGCCGCGCGTCGGGCGCGCCCACGCCGAACACGACCTGCGTGCGCGTCGACGCGAGCGGGCAGAGCGTGCAGTCGTGCGCGACCGCCGCGACCTCGATCAGCGTGTCGCCGGCCGCGCGCGCAGGATGAACCGTGCTCATGGTCGCGCTCGCTCGGCGGCGGGATACCCGCCGCCCCTTCGGGGTCGCTCGCCACTCCGCACGCGTGATGGGAGGGAGCGATTCTGGTTAGGAACCGCGTTCATGCTCGCGCTCACTGGCCGGGTCGACGAGCGATGTTACGAGGTGCCCGGCACAGCCGCCACGGCGGCGCGGATCGCGTCCGCGGTCACGTCGGAGGCGGCGATCCGGATGCGGTCGAGCAGTCCGTCGGGCTCCGTCGGCGGCGGTGCGGTCGCCGTCGCGAGGGCGATCGCGAGGTCGCCGTCGAACCGGGTGTGTGCGGGTCGCAACGCGCGCGCCAGGCCGTCGTGCGCGCTCTGCGCCATGAGGTGACAGGCGACCTTGTCGAGCGCGGCGTCGGTCGCGACGACCACGAGCGTGGTGTTCGCGCCGGGCTCGCCGAACACCGGCGAGGCGAACTCCTCGCCGATTGGCGCGCGCGTTCCCGCGAGCACCGCGCCGTCGGGACCGAGCACGTCGCCGACCGCGTTGACGACGGCGAACGCGACGACCTCGCCGTCCGGCGTCGTGACGCGCGCGACACCGAACCCGCCGGAAACGGCGTGCTCCGCACCGCGCCACTTGCCGATGGTCGCGGCGCGTCCCGCGCCCACGCGTCCGGTCACGAGCGGTTCGTCGCGCAACGCGGCGACCGCGGCCGCATAGCCGTCGTCGACCGACGGCACCGCGCCACCCGACTCGACGAGATCGAAGATCGCCGCGGTCGGCACGATCGGCACCGGACCACCCGCGGTCGGAAAGCCCTGCCCTCGCTCGGCGAGGAACCGCATCACGCCGTCGGCCGCGCGCAGACCGAACGCGGAACCCCCCGTCAACACGACCGCATCGACGCGCGCGACCGTGCGCGTCGGTTCGAGCAACGCGAGCTCGCGCGTCGCGGGCGCACCACCGCGCACCTCGCCCGAGCCGACCGTTCCCGACGGTGCGACGATCACGGTGACGCCGGTTGCGTCACCAGTCCAGTGCCCGACGCGCAGCCCGGCGAACAATGCCGGTCGTTCCTAGCTCGCCGCGGCCGCGACCGCGCCGATCTCACGCGCGAAGTCGGCGATGAGCCGGTCGACCAGCTCGGCCCGCTCGAGCATGAGCATGTGGCCGCCGCCCTCGACGAGCTCGAGCCGCGCACCGGGGATGAGCTCGGCCATGCGGCGCGCCTCCGCAGGCGGCGTGAGCATGTCGGCGGTGCCGTTGATGACGAGCGTCGGGATGTGCACCTCGGGGAGCCGCGCGCTGAGGTCGAGGCCGAGCAGCGCGCGCGGCGCGGCGCGGCGCGTGTCGACCGTGCAGTCCGACAGCATGCGGCGGACGAGCTCGACGTGGCTGGGCTTCGGGTGGCGGCCGAACCCGAGGCGCGCGACGACGAAACCGAGGTTCTTCGCCGCCCACAGTCTTCCCGAGTCGGGCGCGAGCTCGCCCGCCTTCTCGAGCAGTGTGCGCAGACCCGCGGCGCGCGGTCCCGAGAGCGGCACGCGCGCGAGCGACGACAGCAGCACCACGCCCTTCACGCGCTCGGCCGCGACCTCCGGATGGCGGAGCAGGAACGACTGCACCGCGATGCCACCCATCGAGTGACCGACGAGCAGTGCGTCGCGCAGGTCGAGCTGCTCGAGCACCGTGCGCAGGTCGTCGCCGATGTTGTCGATCGAATGACCGGTGTCGCCGAGCTTCGAATCGCCGTGACCGCGCGAGTCGAACGCGACGACGCGGAACCCTTCGCGCGGCAGCGCCTGGAGCTGACGGACCCACGTGCGCACCGACAGCAGCACACCGTGCGCGAGCACGATCGGCGCGCCGGTTCCCTCCGTGACGACGTGGATCGTGCCGCCGTCGTGGCTCGTCAGCGTCGCCGATTCGTAGATGGGCGCAGTGAGCACCTCCGACGCGTCGCCCTCGGGCCGCTTGCGCAAACGCTTCGCGGCCACGCGCGGGATCCCGAATGCGAGTCCCGCCGCGCCCGCGACCGCGCCGGCCGCGATGCCCGCGCGCTTCCCCGTACTCATGCGGCTGTGACCTCCGGCACTCGATCCGGACCGTTCGCCATCGCGCGGTCGCCGTCGGCGCCTTCGGTCGGCGCCGGGCTGCTCATCCGATCTCGCGCCGCGGCACGCGCGGACCGATGTTGCAGACGATCTCGTAGGGGATCGTGCCGAGCCGCGCCGCCCACTCGCTCGCGGTCACCGACTCGTCACCTTGACGACCGAGCAGCACGACCTCCTCGCCGACCTCGACCGCGTCGTCGCCGACGTCGACCATCAGCTGGTCCATCGTGACCGTGCCCGCGATCGCGCGCCGTCGTCCGCTCACGATCACCTCACCGCCCGCCTCCGCGAGGTTCCGGGGAACGCCGTCGCCGTAGCCGATCGGCACCGTGGCGATCGTCGACGCCCGCTCGGTGCGGTAACGCAGCCCGTAGGAGATCGCCGCGCCCGCCGGCAACCGCTTCACGAACGCGACGCGCGCCTTCACCGCGAGCACGGGCTCGAGCGTGGCGATCGGCGCGAGCGCGGCGACGGGCGGGATGCCGTAGATGCCGATGCCCGGACGCACGAGGTCGTAGCGCGCCGCGGGGAACGCGAGCGCACCCGCAGTGTTCGCCGCGTGCACGAGCTCGGGTCGGTGCTCCGCGGTCGCGAGCGCGGCGCGGACGGTCTCGAAGCGCGCGAGCTGCTCGCCCGTATAGGGGTTGTCGGGCTCGTCGGCGACGGCGAGGTGCGTCCAGAGCCCTTCGAAGCGCAGCTCTCGATGCGCGTCGACGAGATCCGCGAGCGCGCCCGCGGCGTCGGGCGACGCGCCGACGCGGTGCATTCCGGTGTCGATCTTGAGGTGCACGGGCAGCGGGCTCGCGTCGGCGGCGACGACGGCCTTCGCGAGCGCCTCGATTCCCGCGTGCGTGTAGACCGCGGGCGTGAGTCGGTGCTCGACGACCGCGGCCGCGGCGGCCGGCACCGGTTCCGAGAGGACGAGGATCGGCGCCGCGATCCCGGCCTGGCGCAGCTCGAGCCCTTCCTCCACCAGCGCGACACCGAGCATCGCGGCGCCGGCCTCGATCGCCGCGCGCGCCGAGGCGACCGCGCCATGGCCGTAGCCGTCGGCCTTCACGACCGCGAGCACGCGCGCCGGTGCCACGACCCGCGCCAGCTCCTCGACGTTGGCGCGCAACGCGCCGAGATCGACCTCCGCCCACACCGGCCGCAGGAGGCTCACGCGTTCGTTCCCCACGCCAACGCGTTCACTCCCATCCCGCGTGCGGAGCGGCGAGCGCCCGCGGGCCGGGCATCCCGGACCGCAGCGAGTGCGACCAGAAACACGCAGCGGCGAGCGGACCGAAGGGACGGCGGCGGGTATCCCGCCGCCGAGCGAGTGCGACCATGGTTACGTCGTTCTGGCGATGAACTTCACGATGTCGGAGCGGGCGACGATGCCGACGACGCGACCGTCGTCGAGCACGGGGAGGTGGGTGACGTCGTGCTCGTACATCATCGTCGCGACGTCCTCGAGCGTCGCGGCGGGACCGATCGTCGGCGGGTCCGCGTCCATCACCTCGGCGACCGTCGCGCCCGCGACCTTGTGCAGCTCGTGCTCGAAGCGCTTCATGCTGCCGGGCAGCGGCACCGAGGTGCCGAGCAGCATCAGGTACGTCGGCACGTGCACGCGCGCCTCGGATGCGATGAGATCCTCGTCGCGCAGCAGCCCGACGAACTTCCCGCCGCCGTCGACGACCGGCATCGCGCCGTAACGGCCGGCGGCGAGCGCGTCGGCCGCGTCGGCGACCGGCTGGTCGGGCCGCAGGGTCGCGACGTCCGCGGTCATCACGTCGCGAACCGGGGTCGTGCTGGGCATGGGTCAGTCCTCGCGGGGGTCGGTGAGCGCTCTCAGCGTAGGAGGTAGGGCGTCGATCAGGTCGCCAGCGACGAGCCCGGGGGCCGTCCCGGCGATCTCGGCGGCGCGCCCGTGCACGAACGCGGCCGCGGCGGCGGCATCGAACGGCGCCGCGCCGCGCGCGAGGAACGCGGCGACGATGCCGGTGAGCACGTCGCCCGTGCCTGCGGTCGCGAGGGCGGGCGAGCCGGTCGGGTTGATCGCGACACCACCGGCGGGATCGACCACCACGGTCGCCGGCCCCTTCAGCAGCACCACGACGCCGAGGTCGCGCGCGAGCTCCGAGGCGGCCGCGATCCGGTCGTCGCCGACGGGGTGACCTGCGAGGCGCGCGTACTCACCGTCGTGCGGCGTGACGACGGTCGGCGCGCGCCGCGACCGCAAGGGCTCGGGATCCTCGGCGAGGATCGTGAGCGCGTCGGCGTCGACGACGATCGGGATCGGCGCCTCGGCGACGAGCCGCGCGACCGCGGCCGCGGTCTCCGGAGCGCGCCCGATGCCCGGACCGATCGCGGCCGCCTTGAACCGGTCGATGTCGCCGTGCAACAGCTCCTCGGCCGCGTCCGGATTCAACGCGCCCGACTTCGTCGCCGGCATCGCGCGCGCGACGACCTCGCCACCACCGACGCGCGCCGCGGCTTCGTGTCCCGGAACCGCGGCGACGACCATGCCCGATCCCGTGCGCAACGCCGCGCGCGCGGTCATCGACGGCGCGCCGATCATCCCGCTCGATCCGCCGACGACGAGCACCGCCGCGCGCCACTTGTGCTCCTCGGGCGCGCGCGTGCCGATCGCGCGACGCGCGTCGTCGGCGGTCGTGACCGTCGCGATCGCGGCGTGCGGGTCGTCGGCGCGGATACCGATGTCGGCGACATCGACCGCCCCCGCGTGCGTGCGACCGGGCTCGAAGAGCAACCCGGGCTTGAGGTACGCGAAGGTCACGGTCGCGTCGGCGCGCACGACCGCGCCGCGCACCGCGCCGGACGCACCGTCGACCCCAGACGGGATGTCCACCGCGAGCACCCGCGCGACACGCGTCGCTTGCTCCGCGAGCCACGCGGGATCACCGTCGAGCGCACCCCGAAAACCCGTGCCGAACATCGCGTCGACGAACAGATCGGCGCGCGCGACCTCTCGGGCGGCCCGTTCGCGGTCGACGCCGGCGACGACGTCGATCTCCGCCACGCGCGCGCCCCAACGTCGCAGCACACGCGCGGCGACGCGACCGTCGGCGCCGTTGTTGCCCTTCCCGCACGCGATCACGACGCGGCGCCCGTACGTGCCGCCGAGCATCTGCCGCGCCCGCCACGCAACCGCCGCACCGGCGCGCTCGACCAGAACCGACTCGGGCGTGCCCGCCGCGATGGCGCTCCGGTCGAGCGCCCCCATCTCTTCGGGCGTGACGACGAGCCGCACGCGGCTCAGCTGCGCCAGTGCTCGGACAGCGCGGCGACCGGCTCGGTGAGCAGATCGGTGAGGTCGAGCTCCGCGAGCAGCTCGTCGCGGAACGTCGGCTCGGTCTCCGTCACCTGGTCCTCGAGCGCGGCGTAGCGGTTGCGGTACCCGCGCAGCACCTGGCGCGCGACCTCGAACGACACGCGCTCGTGCAGCGCGACGTGCACGAGCGTGAGCCCGGTCACCTGGTAGCCCTTCACCTCGGGCACGAGCACGAAGGTACGACCGTCGGCGCGGCCCCGCGCGACCGTGACCTCCCGTTCGCTCACCGCGCGGTGCTTCGTGCCCCGCAAGATCGCGAACGAGTCGGTCCGCGACGGGATCGCCGCCGCGATACCGCCCTTGTCGACGACGTGGATCGTCATGTGGTCGTCGCGCGTCTCGTCGCCTTCGATGCGGTAGCGCGTGTAACCGAGGACGGTCGAGACCGCAGGGTCGAGCGCGACGAGCGTGCGGATGGCGCGGTACGACAGGTTGTCGCGCGCCGCGCCCGCGGCGAGCACCGATTGCACGAGCGGCACACGGAGCAATGTCTCGTCGGAGCGGGAGATGCCGACCGTGACCGTCTTTGCCTGGTGCTTGATCGCGTCGATTGGTCGCGTGAGCTGCTCGATGACCGCGGTCAGACCGGCGGTGAGGTCCTCCACCAGCGTGCTGGGCGTGCCGACCTTGCCGAACTCGAGCTGGAAGGAATCGAGGGGCACGACGCCGGTGCCGTAACGCAGCAGCGCGCCGAGCCGCACTGCGAGTCCCGCGTCGAGCTGGCCGTCGTACACGCCCGAGCGCAGACCTTCGAAGAAGCGCGCCGCGAGCGGCTGCAACCCTTCCGACAGCTCCGCGAGGAGGTCGTCCTCGCCGACGTGCCGTGCGAGCAGCGCCTCGATGAGCGCGCGCGCCTCGCGCAGCGGGTGCGACGTCTCGTCGATCGCGAGCGCGGCTTCGTACCCGAAGAGATGGCCGGCCATCGCGGCGGCCACGAACGCGAGCGTCGGGTGCACCGCGGGCACGAACACCGTCTCGATCGCGGAGAGCAAGCGCGTCTCGCCGTCGGTTGCGATCGCGACGGCCGCGGCCTTGTGCGCGCGGTAGATCGCGAGCTCCTTGCCGACATCGTCGGCGTTCGAGCCCGTGAGCCCGGCCGCGCACACGAGGATCAGCGGCTCGGCCGAGAGGTCGATGTGCTTCTTGTCCTCGGTCGCGTCACAGGCGATCGACTTGTAGCAGAGCTCCGAGAGCTTGATCCGCAGCTCCTGCGCGGCGATGCGGTTCACGCCGTTGCCGACGAGCGCCCACGAGCGCCGGTAGGGCGCGTGGCGATGCGCGGCCGCGGCGATCGCGGGTCGACGCGAGACGACTTCCCGCATCGCGGCCGGAACGTCGCGCAGACCCGCGAGCAGCGACTGGGTGTCGGGCGCCGCAAGGACACCCGGCGCGACTTCCTCGGCGATGCGCGGCGCGAGCAGGCAGCCCGCGGCGATCTGCGCGTAGAACGCCTTCGTCGACGCGACCGACATCTCGACGTCGCGACCGTCGGACGTGTAGAGCACGCCGTCGCTCTTGTCGACGAGGTCGCTCTGGCGACGGTTGACGATCGCGACGACGGACGCGCCGCGAGCGCGCGCGAGGTCGACGGTGCGGTTCGTGTCCGTCGTCGTGCCGCTCT is part of the Acidimicrobiia bacterium genome and harbors:
- the tsaD gene encoding tRNA (adenosine(37)-N6)-threonylcarbamoyltransferase complex transferase subunit TsaD, with product MSGSLILGLETSCDETAAAVVRDGREMISSAVATQAERHAPFGGVVPEIASRVHVELVTDVVARALVEAGIDLSDVDAIAACHGPGLAGALLVGVSAAKSLALVTGRPYVGVNHHEGHMYAALLDDPTLEPPFVTLVVSGGHTLLVAMRDHGRYETLGQTVDDAAGEAFDKIARFLGLGYPGGPAIDTLSARGDPNAIPFPRPMANDGLDFSFSGLKTAVVTYCRRNPEADVADVAASFQAAVVDVLVTKLLRAAERANLDTIVIGGGVAANSGLRAEVVAAGERAGLRVVVPSIGLCTDNAAMIAACGHFRLVADGPTSLASGIDPGLRI
- the rimI gene encoding ribosomal protein S18-alanine N-acetyltransferase, encoding MALPNPVPEELDVHVVGMRRRHLRGVMRIEAQVAPRPWTTSLFLSELALRSSRAYMVARVGRDIVGYGGLMMTLGDGHITTLSVDPRWHRHKIGTRLLLALAREGIARGATGLTLEVRLSNLGAQALYRRFGFEPVGVRKGYYVETKEDALIMWAYAVDHADYAARLESCERTVPGSTLVERPRSW
- the tsaB gene encoding tRNA (adenosine(37)-N6)-threonylcarbamoyltransferase complex dimerization subunit type 1 TsaB translates to MLLLAIDTSTRRVGVALGSQAGVLGAIELGGAVDDGTPRHAEELAPAIAHLTRATNVELHHLSAIAVAIGPGMFTGLRVGVTTAKVMAQALRIPVVPVPSLDLVAYPLRHASGRVIVPALDARRNELYCARYRAVPGGLQRESEYELASPTDLLAEIDAAGESVVVAGDGALRFRDEFERHELCEIAGPSFAAPNLAALVELASMRFEREDFAAPADLVPMYLRRSDAEIAHDRRSA
- the tsaE gene encoding tRNA (adenosine(37)-N6)-threonylcarbamoyltransferase complex ATPase subunit type 1 TsaE — translated: MIVRTTSAEQTRAVGAAIATCVRPGTAVLLSGDLGSGKTTIAQGIAAGLGVKEPVVSPTFAIVREYEGDVRVAHVDVYRLERMQELHDLGFEEIVDGDRVVLLEWAELVMPVVGAGGDRIVVRLGAPDDGDDDDVRTIDVHAPHDRALDERLTLAVNATDLPRQAR
- a CDS encoding uracil-DNA glycosylase, yielding MSTVHPARAAGDTLIEVAAVAHDCTLCPLASTRTQVVFGVGAPDARLMFVGEGPGEQEDLQGEPFVGRAGKLLTQLIEGIGLTRADVYIANVVKCRPPGNRDPLPDEIAACSPWLDRQLALIRPEVIMTLGNFATKLLLDTKVGITKLRGREFPFARAGVDAIVVPTLHPSAVLRGGGVPLADTRADFVRVKQRLAERA
- a CDS encoding P1 family peptidase, with protein sequence MFAGLRVGHWTGDATGVTVIVAPSGTVGSGEVRGGAPATRELALLEPTRTVARVDAVVLTGGSAFGLRAADGVMRFLAERGQGFPTAGGPVPIVPTAAIFDLVESGGAVPSVDDGYAAAVAALRDEPLVTGRVGAGRAATIGKWRGAEHAVSGGFGVARVTTPDGEVVAFAVVNAVGDVLGPDGAVLAGTRAPIGEEFASPVFGEPGANTTLVVVATDAALDKVACHLMAQSAHDGLARALRPAHTRFDGDLAIALATATAPPPTEPDGLLDRIRIAASDVTADAIRAAVAAVPGTS
- a CDS encoding alpha/beta fold hydrolase gives rise to the protein MSTGKRAGIAAGAVAGAAGLAFGIPRVAAKRLRKRPEGDASEVLTAPIYESATLTSHDGGTIHVVTEGTGAPIVLAHGVLLSVRTWVRQLQALPREGFRVVAFDSRGHGDSKLGDTGHSIDNIGDDLRTVLEQLDLRDALLVGHSMGGIAVQSFLLRHPEVAAERVKGVVLLSSLARVPLSGPRAAGLRTLLEKAGELAPDSGRLWAAKNLGFVVARLGFGRHPKPSHVELVRRMLSDCTVDTRRAAPRALLGLDLSARLPEVHIPTLVINGTADMLTPPAEARRMAELIPGARLELVEGGGHMLMLERAELVDRLIADFAREIGAVAAAAS
- the alr gene encoding alanine racemase yields the protein MSLLRPVWAEVDLGALRANVEELARVVAPARVLAVVKADGYGHGAVASARAAIEAGAAMLGVALVEEGLELRQAGIAAPILVLSEPVPAAAAAVVEHRLTPAVYTHAGIEALAKAVVAADASPLPVHLKIDTGMHRVGASPDAAGALADLVDAHRELRFEGLWTHLAVADEPDNPYTGEQLARFETVRAALATAEHRPELVHAANTAGALAFPAARYDLVRPGIGIYGIPPVAALAPIATLEPVLAVKARVAFVKRLPAGAAISYGLRYRTERASTIATVPIGYGDGVPRNLAEAGGEVIVSGRRRAIAGTVTMDQLMVDVGDDAVEVGEEVVLLGRQGDESVTASEWAARLGTIPYEIVCNIGPRVPRREIG
- a CDS encoding CBS domain-containing protein, giving the protein MPSTTPVRDVMTADVATLRPDQPVADAADALAAGRYGAMPVVDGGGKFVGLLRDEDLIASEARVHVPTYLMLLGTSVPLPGSMKRFEHELHKVAGATVAEVMDADPPTIGPAATLEDVATMMYEHDVTHLPVLDDGRVVGIVARSDIVKFIARTT
- a CDS encoding NAD(P)H-hydrate dehydratase; this encodes MRLVVTPEEMGALDRSAIAAGTPESVLVERAGAAVAWRARQMLGGTYGRRVVIACGKGNNGADGRVAARVLRRWGARVAEIDVVAGVDRERAAREVARADLFVDAMFGTGFRGALDGDPAWLAEQATRVARVLAVDIPSGVDGASGAVRGAVVRADATVTFAYLKPGLLFEPGRTHAGAVDVADIGIRADDPHAAIATVTTADDARRAIGTRAPEEHKWRAAVLVVGGSSGMIGAPSMTARAALRTGSGMVVAAVPGHEAAARVGGGEVVARAMPATKSGALNPDAAEELLHGDIDRFKAAAIGPGIGRAPETAAAVARLVAEAPIPIVVDADALTILAEDPEPLRSRRAPTVVTPHDGEYARLAGHPVGDDRIAAASELARDLGVVVLLKGPATVVVDPAGGVAINPTGSPALATAGTGDVLTGIVAAFLARGAAPFDAAAAAAFVHGRAAEIAGTAPGLVAGDLIDALPPTLRALTDPRED